In Denticeps clupeoides chromosome 1, fDenClu1.1, whole genome shotgun sequence, a single window of DNA contains:
- the LOC114795160 gene encoding thioredoxin-like, which translates to MIIVIEDKDSFHKALQDAGNKLVVVDFTASWCGPCRMIAPVFKKLSEDIKDVVFLKVDVDDAQDVSAECEIRSMPTFQFYKNGKKIDEFSGANEESLVKKIHAHK; encoded by the exons ATGATCATCGTAATCGAAGATAAG GATTCTTTTCACAAGGCATTGCAGGATGCTGGCAATAAGCTGGTGGTGGTGGACTTCACTGCATCATGGTGTGGTCCATGCCGAATGATCGCTCCCGTCTTCAAA AAACTGTCTGAGGATATCAAGGATGTCGTTTTCCTGAAAGTTGATGTGGACGACGCACAG GATGTGTCTGCTGAATGTGAGATCAGAAGCATGCCCACCTTTCAGTTCTACAAGAATGGGAAAAAG ATTGACGAGTTCTCTGGGGCAAACGAGGAATCATTGGTCAAGAAGATTcatgcacataaataa
- the LOC114787260 gene encoding F-box/WD repeat-containing protein 7-like isoform X3 — protein sequence MGFYGTLKMIFYKMKRKLDHGEVRAFPAGKKPKGSDYSSPVGLVPCSATPTTFGDLRAASGQGPQRRRITSIPPPSGMQEWLRTFQTWSGPERLLALDELIDSCEQSQVKHMMQVIEPQFQRDFISLLPKELALYVLSFLEPCALLQAAQTCRSWRILAEDNLLWREKCREEGIEEPLHVKRRGLLKPCFSHSPWKSAYIRQHNIETNWRRGDLRSPKVLKGHDDHVITCLQFCGNRIVSGSDDNTLKVWSAITGKCLRTLVGHTGGVWSSQMQDGTIISGSTDRTLKVWNAETGECVHTLYGHTSTVRCMHLHGKRVVSGSRDATLRVWDVETGQCLHVLMGHVAAVRCVQYDGRRVVSGAYDFMVKVWDPETETCLHTLQGHTNRVYSLQFDGIHVVSGSLDTSIRVWDVESGNCIHTLTGHQSLTSGMELKDNTLVSGNADSTVKIWDIKTGQCLQTLQGTHKHQSAVTCLQFNKSFVVTSSDDGTVKLWDLRTGEFVRDLVTLESGGSGGVVWRIRASNTKLVCAVGSRNGTEETKLLVLDFDVDMK from the exons ATGGGCTTCTACGGCACCCTGAAGATGATCTTCTATAAA ATGAAGAGAAAGTTGGATCATGGCGAGGTCCGAGCCTTCCCTGCTGGAAAGAAACCAAAAGGTTCCGACTATTCAAG TCCGGTGGGTCTTGTCCCATGCTCTGCCACGCCAACCACATTTGGGGACCTGCGTGCAGCCAGTGGTCAGGGCCCTCAGAGACGGCGCATTACCTCCATCCCTCCTCCATCAGGCATGCAGGAGTGGCTCCGCACTTTCCAG ACATGGTCTGGTCCTGAACGACTCTTGGCTCTGGATgagttgattgacagctgtgAGCAGTCTCAGGTGAAGCACATGATGCAGGTCATAGAGCCACAGTTCCAGAGGGACTTCATATCACTGCTCCCCAAAGAG CTGGCTCTCTACGTTCTCTCCTTCCTGGAGCCGTGTGCCCTGCTGCAGGCAGCTCAGACCTGCAGGTCCTGGAGAATCCTGGCTGAGGACAACCTACTATGGAGAGAGAAATGTAGAGAAGAGG GTATAGAGGAGCCTCTGCATGTGAAGAGGAGGGGTTTACTGAAGCCCTGTTTCTCTCACAGCCCTTGGAAGAGTGCATACATAAGGCAGCATAACATTGAGACCAACTGGAGGAGAGGAGACCTGCGCTCCCCCAAG GTGTTGAAAGGTCACGATGATCATGTGATCACCTGTCTACAGTTCTGTGGCAACAGGATTGTTAGTGGCTCTGATGACAACACACTCAAAGTATGGTCTGCAATTACAGGAAAG TGTTTACGGACTCTGGTGGGCCATACGGGAGGGGTGTGGTCATCTCAGATGCAGGACGGCACCATCATCAGTGGCTCAACAGACCGCACCCTCAAAGTGTGGAACGCAGAGACAGGCGAGTGTGTGCATACGCTCTATGGGCACACATCCACCGTGCGCTGCATGCACCTGCATGGGaaaag GGTGGTGAGTGGCTCCCGTGATGCAACACTGCGTGTGTGGGACGTTGAGACCGGTCAGTGTCTGCACGTGCTCATGGGCCATGTAGCAGCGGTGCGCTGTGTGCAGTATGATGGCCGGCGCGTGGTCAGTGGAGCCTACGACTTCATGGTCAAAGTGTGGGACCCTGAGACAGAGACATGTCTACACACACTGCAGGGCCACACCAACAGGGTCTATTCTCTGCAG TTTGATGGCATCCATGTGGTGAGCGGGTCACTGGACACCTCCATCCGTGTTTGGGACGTGGAGTCTGGGAACTGCATCCACACGCTGACCGGTCATCAATCCCTGACAAGCGGCATGGAGCTGAAAGACAACACACTGGTTTCTGGGAACGCCGACTCCACCGTTAAAATCTGGGACATCAAAACAGGACAGTGCCTACAGACTCTGCAAg GTACCCATAAACACCAGAGTGCTGTCACCTGCCTCCAGTTCAACAAGAGCTTTGTGGTGACCAGCTCAGATGATGGCACAGTCAAGCTGTGGGACCTGCGCACAGGCGAGTTTGTGCGTGACCTTGTGACCCTGGAGAGTGGGGGCAGTGGAGGGGTTGTCTGGCGCATTCGAGCCTCCAACACCAAGCTGGTGTGCGCTGTGGGCAGCCGTAATGGCACGGAAGAAACCAAGCTGCTTGTGCTGGACTTCGATGTGGACATGAAGTGA